In one Diabrotica virgifera virgifera chromosome 5, PGI_DIABVI_V3a genomic region, the following are encoded:
- the LOC126884395 gene encoding uncharacterized protein LOC126884395 — protein MIGCVNAAGQTIPPLFIFPRVHYKDHMTNGGPPGCIGAANPSGWSSAKIFLQFLEHIISYTKPTQGKPILIVMDNHDTHISIDVIDKAKNSGVVLLTIHPHTSHKMQPLDPVVFGPYKTFYHKTAEDWMLSNPGKPISIYDVAGIAGKAYLQAFTPKNIVKSFEGTGLWPVNTNIFIESTLADKSTSSTAPCDQTSNCLTLIPAEHLSTPSTSVSNPVPSTSFQVDYPTSGSLAAPQSEYTSPVTDLPLNISIEYIAPFPKAPARKDLQGRGMRKKGKTRILTSTPENLAIMSELLNRKKKSTPREKEPKEKVKKKLYKLPSSSSSDSEDDDQIPFCDTSDEMDCDNMVEEHDFPEFPSEIDLDIVVGDFILVKLCSKKLVKHYVAKVLETIDNNTSYIVKFYAKTQQNFHFIEGKEEPYAVDFQDIVLKLPLPQSVEESKRFISHIKFNVTFDNYNMF, from the coding sequence atgataggTTGCGTAAATGCAGCGGGTCAAACTATCCCACCATTATTTATATTTCCTCGTGTGCACTATAAAGATCACATGACAAATGGAGGTCCACCCGGATGCATTGGGGCAGCAAATCCTTCAGGATGGTCATCAGCAAAGATTTTTCTGCAATTTTTGGAACACATAATATCTTACACTAAACCTACCCAGGGAAAGCCGATACTGATTGTCATGGATAATCATGATACGCATATTTCAATAGACGTAATTGATAAAGCCAAAAATTCCGGTGTAGTTTTATTAACAATTCATCCACATACATCGCACAAAATGCAGCCCTTGGACCCAGTGGTTTTTGGTCCATACAAAACTTTTTACCACAAAACTGCAGAAGACTGGATGTTAAGTAATCCTGGTAAACCAATAAGTATTTATGACGTTGCAGGCATTGCAGGAAAAGCTTATCTACAAGCATTCACAccaaaaaatattgtaaaaagttTTGAGGGTACAGGTTTGTGGCCAGTTAACACCAATATTTTTATAGAATCAACACTGGCTGATAAATCTACATCATCTACCGCTCCTTGTGACCAAACTTCCAATTGTTTGACTTTAATCCCAGCTGAACATTTATCTACCCCGTCTACTTCCGTTTCTAATCCTGTTCCGTCCACTTCttttcaagttgattatccaacTTCAGGGTCTTTAGCTGCACCACAGAGTGAATATACATCACCTGTAACCGATCTGCCTCTCAATATCTCTATAGAGTATATAGCGCCGTTTCCAAAAGCGCCAGCTAGAAAAGATTTACAAGGCAGAGGAATGCGTAAGAAAGGAAAAACTAGAATTTTAACCAGTACACCAGAGAATCTTGCTATTATGTCAGAGCTGctaaacagaaaaaaaaagtcAACGCCAAGAGAAAAGGAACCTAAGGAAAAGGTAAAAAAGAAGCTATATAAACTTCCTTCTAGTTCTTCATCTGATAGTGAAGATGACGATCAAATACCTTTCTGTGACACGTCTGATGAAATGGATTGTGATAATATGGTTGAAGAACATGATTTTCCTGAGTTCCCATCAGAAATAGATCTTGACATAGTAGTAGGAGACTTTATTTTGGTTAAGCTCTGTTCTAAAAAGTTAGTTAAACATTACGTAGCTAAAGTGCTGGAAACGATTGATAATAATACTAGTTATATTGTAAAATTTTATGCGAAGACTCAACAAAACTTTCATTTCATAGAAGGAAAAGAAGAACCATATGCAGTCGATTTTCAAGACATAGTGCTTAAATTACCACTGCCTCAAAGCGTGGAAGAATCAAAAAGGTTTATTTCTCATATTAAATTCAATGTAACTTTTGACAATTataatatgttttaa